From the Selenomonas sp. oral taxon 920 genome, the window ATTCGCCGCGTTGATGAGCTGCGGGAGAAAGATGATTTCCTTCTCGTAGCGATCGCCTACAATATCGAGCGCGGGGATGACCTTCTCCTGGATGATCTCCATCGGTGCCATCTCCGTGAGAAGTTTTCGCGTGATGCGCTCTGCATCGTCACTGAGTCCACGGATGATCGCGTCCATCAGAGGGTCAGCCTCGCCCGCACTGTCCGCTGCGGCAGTCTGCACTGCACCCGCCGCCTCATCACCCGTAATGCCGAGTTCCTTGCGCCGGCGCATCTCCGCCTGCTCGGGAGCAAAGCGCTCGATGTAGGCGGCGCAGTCCACATCCTCCCCCGACACCGCACGGAAGGATACAACAGCGTCCATAACGCCCTTTGTGTTTGGATTGATGATCGGGAAATCGAGTCCGACGTGCATTGCCTGAATGAGGAAGTTCTCCGTCATATGCCCGCGCGCGGGCAGACCGAACGAGATGTTGCTGACACCGAGCGCACAGTGAAGCCCCAGACGTTCATGCACCTCGCGGACGGCACGCAGCGTCTCCATCGCCTGTTCCTGCTGTGCCGAGACGGTGAGTGTCAGGCAGTCGATGATAATGTCCTCACGATCGAGGCCGTACTTCTCCGCCTCCGTCACAATACGCTCGGCGATGGTGACACGCTGCGCCGCCGTCTCTGGCAGCCCCTTCTCGTCCATCGCAAGTCCGAGTACCGCCGCCCCGTAGTGCTTTGCGAGCGGGAAGATGGCATCCATGCGCTCACGCTCACCGCTGACCGAGTTGATGATGACGCGTCCGTTCGTCACGCGCAGAGCTGCCTCGATCACCTTCGGGTTTGCCGAGTCAATCTGCAGCGGCAGATCGACAACACTCTGCACCGCCTTGACAACGTACGGGATAATCTTCTCCTCGTCCACGCCCTGCGCACCGACGTTGATGTCGAGCACCTGCGCGCCCGCCTCCTGCTGGGAGATCGCAAGTTTCTTGATGTAGCCGTAGTCCTCGTCGAGAAGTGCTTGTTGGAGGCGCTTTTTTCCCGTCGGATTGATGCGTTCGCCAATGACATTGAGCTTGCCATACTCCGCGACGCGTCCCGGTGAGGCAACGCCCTTGCGTTTTTTTCGCGCAGGACGCTCTGTCGCCCCCTCTGCCACCGCTGCCGACAGCGCGCGGATAAAGTCAGGGGTCGTCCCGCAGCAGCCGCCCATAATGACGGCGCCGCGCCGTGCGAACTCCGTCATCTCGCGTCCGAAATCCTCCGCCGTCATCTCATACGCGCCCGTGCGGGGGTCGGGGAGCCCTGCATTCGGCTTGACAATAATCGGCAGATCCGTCCACTCCATGAGTTCATCTACAATCGGGACAAGCTCCACAGGGCCAAGCGAACAGTTGACGCCGAGTGCACTGACACCGAGTGCATCAAGCGTAACTGCAACGGACGGAACGGCTGCGCCGAGGAAGGTGCGCCCATTCTGCTCGAATGTCATCGTCACCCAGATCGGCAGCTTCGTATGCTCCTTTGCTGCGAGCACCGCCGCCTTGACCTCATAGAGATCGGTCAAGGTCTCAAAGATCACGAGATCGGCACCCGCCTTCTCACCCGCGGCAACCATCTCGCGAAAGAGCTCATAGGCATCCTCGAACGAGAGCGTCCCAAGCGGCTCGACGAGCTCCCCGATGGGACCGATATCGAGCGCGACGCGCACGCCCGCAACCCCTGAGTTCTCCGCTGCACGCCGCGCAGTTGCGACGTTCGCGGCGATCACCTCCGCCACGGTCTTGCCCGTCCCTGTAAGCTTGTGCCCATTCGCACCGAACGTATTGCTGTAGATCACACGGCTGCCCGCCGTGATGTAGTTTCGGTGAACCTCCTCAATCACCTCGGGATGCTCCATCCCGAAGAGTTCGGGGCGCTCGCCCGGTGCAAGCCCACGCGCCTGCAGCTCCGTGCCCATGCCTCCGTCTAATATAATAATGTCGCTCATTTCATATCTCCTATTTAATGTCTTTCGGTTTTTGCACCTTCCCGACATCTGCGTCCCGCCTTGCGGAACGGACAGTTGCGGAACATCAGGCAGTGCTCGCAGTCAGGCGGCCGATGTGGCTGCGGTGTTCGCGCGATGCCCATGATCGCTGTCACGGATTTGCGCGGCACCATGATCGTCGTCGGTGTCAGCGAGACCCCGACGCGCCGCGTCATGTCGAGCAGCGCAAAAAATTTTGGCTGCTCCGTGATCGGAAGATCACCGTAGCCAGGACTGAATCGATCCGTCAGATAGCGCCCCTCCGCTTCCACGGCGCTTCGCATATCGCTCTCAAAATTGTTGCAGATATTTTCGATCGCCGTGCTCGCGCACGCATCCATGATCACAGAGTCGGCGGCATTTGTCACCTCATAACGCATCATCAGCCGCTCGACACCGGGGCCGAGCGTCGCTCCAAAGAGGACGACCTCCTCACACGGCTCAAGCATCCGTGGGATGTCATTCCCTGCAAACGTCACGCCGAGCACAGCCCCACCTTCAAGAGGAGCGTGACGATACGTCAGGCGCGGTGTCGCCGCCGCAAGCACCTCATCCGTACAGCGCTTGATCTGCGCCGCGATCTCCTCCGTCAGTTCCTGTCCGCGAAAGCCGAGATACTTTAGAATCTCATTCATATTCAGCGTCGTAAAACGCGGTTCAAACATAATCTCTCCTAATTTTCCGTAATGCTCTATAACACACAAGTTAAGAGATTATATCACATTCCGCCGCTCCTCACAAATATACTTTTGTCATGCGTTCATAAGTGTGCTATAATACTGCCTTGTCATTTTATATTGCAACTGTAAGGGGGAAACGGAATGATAAAGGAAGCGATCAAAAAAATCGTAGACAAGCAGGATCTTGGCTACGACGAGGCATATGCGGTCATGAATGAAATCATGTCGGGCGAGAGCTCGGCAGTCGAGAACGCCGCCTATCTCGCTGCACTCTCTACGAAAAGCAGCGGCATGGAGACCATTGCGGAGATCTCAGGATCTGCCGCCGCCATGCGCGCGCACGCGGAGCTGGTCGAACACGACATGGAGGTCATTGACATCGTCGGTACGGGCGGCGACCACTCGGGCAGCATCAACGTCTCGACGACGGCGTCCTTTCTTGCAGCGGCGGCAGGGCTCAAGGTCTGCAAGCACGGCAACCGTGCAGCCTCCTCGAAGAGCGGCACGGCGGACTGCCTCGAAGCACTCGGCGTGAACATTGACCAGCCGCCCGAGAAGGTGCGCACGGAACTCAGCTCCGTCGGCATGGCATTTCTCTTTGCCCAGCGTTATCATCAGTCGATGAAGCACGTCGGGACAATCCGCCGCGAGCTCGGCATCCGTACGGTGTTCAACATCCTGGGACCGCTCACAAATCCATCGCGCCCCTCCTATATGCTGCTCGGTGTCTACGGAGAGCATCTGCTGCGCCCGCTCGCAAAGGTACTGCCCGAACTTGGCGTGAAGCGTGCACTCATTGTTCATGGAACGGACGGCATGGACGAGATCTCGGTCGGTGCGCCGACGCTCGTACGCGAGATTGTTGACGGCACGGAGAGCGCCTATGAGATTCGTCCCGAGGACTTCGGCATTGCGCCCGCATCCAAGGACGCAATCCGTGGAGGCACACCTGAGGAAAACGCTGCCGTCACGCGCGGCATCCTCACGGGTGAGATCACAGACGCGCGCGCCGATATCTGCCTGATGAATGCAGGAGCTGCGATCTACATCGGCGGCGCGGCATCCTCCATCGCCGACGGCATCGCCGCGGCACGTGCTTCCATTGCTGACGGTTCAGCACACCAAAAACTTGAGGATTTCATCAAAATCTCCCAATAAAGGAAAGGATTTTGCATCTATGCAGACACTCGAACGACTCAGTAACTTCGTCTCCCGCTACATGGCATTCTTCGTTATTCTCATCGCGGGCATCTCACTCTTTCAGCCGTGGACATTCAAGTGGACAGTGCCGTGGATCACCATTCTGCTCGGCATCGTCATGTTCGGCATGGGCATGACCCTGCGCTTCGCCGATTTCAAGCTGGTTCTGCAGCGCCCGCGCGACGTCTTCATCGGTACGGTCGCGCAGTTCGGCATTATGCCGCTGCTCGCATGGGGGCTTGCACACGCATTTTCACTCCCGCCTGAGCTTGCGGCGGGCGTCATCCTCGTCGGTACCTGCCCCGGCGGAACCTCATCGAACGTCATGACCTACCTCGCGCGCGGTGATGTAGCACTCTCCGTCTCCATGACGATGGCGTCCACCATCCTTGCACCGATTATGACTCCGCTCCTCACGCTCTGGCTGGCAGGTCAGTGGATTGACATCCCGGCAGAGAAGATGATGATCTCCATCGCACAGGTTGTCATTGCACCGATCCTCCTCGGTATTCTCATCAATCACTTCTTTGAGCGCCCCGTTCAGAAAGCAGTCAAGGTACTCCCTCTCATCTCCGTGGTCGCAATCGTGCTCATTGTCGGCGGTGTCGTCTCCGCGAATGCGGGACGCATCATCGAGACAGGGGCACTCATCATGGTTGTCGTCATGTGCCACAACCTCCTCGGCTATTCACTGGGCTTCCTTGTCGCAAAGCTGCTCGGCATGAATATGGCAAAGGTCAAGGCGGTCTCCATCGAGGTCGGCATGCAGAACTCGGGGCTTGCGACCTCACTCGCTCTTCTGCACTTCGGTGCGGCAGCGGCGATTCCCGGCGCACTCTTCAGCGTTTGGCACAACATCTCGGGGTCACTCGCTGCAAACTACCTATCCAGTCGAATGAAAAAAAAGAACGAGTAAAAGTTTCCCGCAGCTCCTCCAAAAAATCTAGGACGTTTGGAGGGGTTTTTTTATTTATGTTGAATTATAACAGACTGAGAGAAACAATCCTCGCTTCCACGGTATTGGATGCAGGTTGTCAGCGCCGTTTGTGCGTATTATCAAAAGAGGTGAAGGAATGAAATTAAAGACAAAAATGCTCCTGTGGATTGGAACGCCGCTCGTCGTGATTTTTACCGCGATGGCAGTGTTCTCCTACTGGCAGGCGAGCGACATGATCGAGAAGGCAACGGAACGCGAGATGCGTGCGCTCTCGGAGTTTCACGCCGAGGAAGTCAATCGCATGGTTGAGGGACCGAAGGGAATCCTCGAAGGCGTCGGCCGCGTATGGTCGACGAATATACCGACGGATGAGCGGTTCCTTCAAACAGCGAAGGACTTCACCGCACGTCCGGACATTGATTCCCTCTATATGGGTTTCCCGCGCGAGACAAACCGCCCCTTCCTCTACAGCGAGGAGGGCATTGTTCCTCTTGATGAGTTCGACGCAACGAGCCGTCCGTGGTACAAACTCGCAGAATCCAAGGAGGGTGTACAGCTCAACGAGGTCTCTGCAAATGAGCGCACCGGCAAGCCGACGCTTGCCCTGACCCGCGCCATCCGTCACGAAGGCCAGCTGCTCGCCGTGATGGGACTCGAGACTAACTTTGCCGATATTCAGAATATCGTCGCAAAGATCAAGATCCGCGAACATGGCGCTGCATTCCTCCTCGATGATAAGGGACGCTTCATCTACCACTCTGCTCTCGGACTCGACGACAATGTGCATGCACAGGGCGAGGAAGATGCGCGCCGCCTCCTCTCAAAGGAGCCTATTTTCTTTACCAACACATACGCAGGTGTTGAGAACTACTACGCTGTCCATCCGGTCGGCACAACGGGCTGGTCGCTTGTCCTCTTCGTGCCGAAGGCAGAGGTGCTCGCCGATGTAAACAACCTCAAATGGACGATGATTGTGGGACTTCTCGTCTCCCTCGCCCTTCTCTGCGGTCTGCTCTATAAAATTGCCGACTCGATTGCAGGCCCCCTTGAGAATATGGCAGGGGCAGCGCAGGAGGTGGCAAAGGGCAATCTCGCCATCGTCCCGCCCCAGATGGATCGCGATGACGAGATCGGACAGCTCCACAACTCCCTGCTCACAATGGTCAAGAACCTGCGTGAGCTGATTCAGAAGACGGCACAGACCTCCGAACAGCTCGCCGCCGCCTCCGAGCAGCTGACTGCCTCGGCAGATCAGTCGGCACAGGGCGCACAGAGTGCAGCCGAAGCGATCGTGAAAATCACGGGCAGCACCATCGAGCAGAATGAGGTTGTCGATCAGTCCTTTAAGACGGTAGACGGCATCACTCACGCGATCAACGAGATCACGATGGGAATCTCGGATGTCTCCGCCGCAACTCATCGTGCCGAAACAGCAACAGTCGAGGGACAGCAGGGACTCGGCATTGCCGTGAGAGGCATGGACGTGCTCAACCAGAGTGCAAGCGACGTCTCCGATGCTGTCACGGCGCTCTATGAGAGCTCCAAGCGCATCTCCGAGATCGTCGAGATGATTACCGAGATCGCGGGACAAACAAACCTCCTCGCCCTCAACGCGGCCATCGAAGCAGCACGCGCGGGTGAACAGGGACGCGGCTTTGCCGTCGTTGCCGAGGAGGTACGCAAGCTCGCCGAGCAGTCCGAGACAGCGGCGCAGGAGATCACAGAGCTCATCACCGAGAACGCAAACCGCATCGAGGACACGTTCAAGGTCATGCAGGAGCAGAGAGAACACGTCGGTGAGGGCGTCAAGCATGTCAATCAGGCGGGCGAACAGTTCGATCGTATCGCGGGTGTTGTGAGCGAGCTCACCGAGAAGGTGGACGCAATCCTGAAGAGCACCGAGGGTATCAAGGCGGGCAGTGACCGCATGACCAATTCGGTGAAAGCCGTACAGAAGGTCTCGAACGCTGTCCACACAGAGGCAGAGAACGTCTCTGCTGTTTCTGAGGAACAGGCAGCCTCCATGCAGGAGATTGCGGCATCCAGTCAGACCCTTGCACAGCTCGCACAGGATCTGCAGCGGATTGTTGGCGGCTTCAAACTCTAACCAATCAAATTTGACAAAGAAGGCACCGTTCGTACAGAGCGGTGCCTTCTTTTTGTATCATTTTAATTTATTAAATTCGAATTTACACTTTATTTCGCTTTATTAAAGGGTAATGTGTTTTTATGTCGAATGCTTACAGATAGGTTTTTTCGGAGCGCATACAGAAAGGAGTTGGTGTTATGAAGCTGCAGTCGAAGATGCTCCTCTGGATCGGAGGATCGTTCATCGCAATCTTTATTGCGATGGCAGCATTCTCCTACTGGGAAGCGAGCAGGATGATCGCGTCGGCAACACAGCGAGAGATGAAGGCTCTCGCCGAGTACCACGCCGAGGAGATCAACAGTCTGGTACAGGAACAACGCGGTATATTGGAGGGTCTTGGACAGATATGGTCAACGGAGCTGCCGTCCACAGATGCCTTTACTTCTGCAGCGGCGGACTTCAATGCACGGCCTGACATCGACGGCATCTATCTCGGCATCCCCGGCCGTGACTTCCTTTACGGACACGAGCGCATTGTACCAAAGGAGGAGTTTGACCCAACCACACGCCCGTGGTACCGAATTGCGAAGGAGAATGACGGCGTACAGGTCTCGGAGGTATTCATCAACAAATTCCATCAAAAGAAGGTCTTTGCCCTAAGCCGTGCGCTTCATCCAAGTGACGGAACGGAAGCAGTTCTCGGGATGGATGTCCCCTTCTCCAGTGTGGAAAAAACCGTCGCCGCCTTCAAGATCCGCGAAAGCGGTGCCGCCTTCCTGCTCGACGACAAGGGACGCTTTATCTGCCATTCGGTGCTGACAATGGACAACAACGTCCACGAGCAGGGCGAGGAGGCAGCAAAACGCTTCCTTTCGAAGGAGCCGCTCTTCTTTGAATCCAGCTATCAGGATGTCGACTACTACTACGCCGTCCACCCTGTCGGCAATACAGGCTGGTCGCTCGTCCTATTTGTGCCGAAGGCAGAGGTGCTCGCCGATGTGAACACCCTGAAATGGGCAATGATAGCGGGGCTGCTCCTCGCCCTCGCCCTCCTCTCCGGGCTGCTCTACGCGATCGCACGCTCGATTGCAGGGCCGCTCGAGAATATGGCCGCAGCGGCAACCGAGGTTGCAAAAGGAAATCTCGGCATCGTTCCGCCCGAACTGAATCGCACGGATGAGATCGGACAGCTGCACAACGCATTTCTCGCGATGGTCAAGGGGCTGCGCGAACTCATTCAGAGCGCGGCACAGACTGCAGAGCAGGTTGCCGCTGCCTCCGAACAGCTGACCGCATCGGCAGATCAGTCGGCACAGGGGGCGCAGCACGCAGCCGAGGCAATCGTCAAGATCACGGGCAGCACCGTCGAGCAGCGCGAGGTCGTCGACGAGTCCTTCCAGACAGTGGATCGGATCACGCACGCCATCAATGATATCACCAACGGGATCACGGATGTCTCTGCGGCAACGCAGCGCGCGCAGACTGCCACAGTCGAGGGACAGCAGGGGCTCGGCATTGCCGTGAAGGGGATGGATGTCCTCAATCAGAGCGCACAGGATGTCGGCGATGCCGTGACGGCACTCTATGAGAGCTCCAAGCGCATCTCCGAGATCGTCGAGATGATTACAGAAATTGCGGGACAGACGAACCTCCTCGCTCTCAACGCCGCCATTGAAGCGGCGCGGGCAGGCGAACAGGGACGAGGCTTTGCCGTCGTCGCCGAGGAGGTCCGAAAGCTTGCCGAACAGTCTGAGAATGCTGCGCAGGAGATCACGGAGCTCATCACAGAGAATGCGAACCGTATTGAGAGCACGTTCAAGGTCATGCAGGAACAGAAGGAACGGGTTGGCGAGGGCGTCACACAGGTCAATCAGGCGGGCGAACAGTTCGACCGCATTGCAGGCGTCGTCAAAGAACTCTCGCATAAGGTGGACACGATTCTGAAGAGCACCGAGGGCATCAAGGCGGGAAGCGAGCAGATGTTCAA encodes:
- a CDS encoding homocysteine S-methyltransferase family protein, encoding MSDIIILDGGMGTELQARGLAPGERPELFGMEHPEVIEEVHRNYITAGSRVIYSNTFGANGHKLTGTGKTVAEVIAANVATARRAAENSGVAGVRVALDIGPIGELVEPLGTLSFEDAYELFREMVAAGEKAGADLVIFETLTDLYEVKAAVLAAKEHTKLPIWVTMTFEQNGRTFLGAAVPSVAVTLDALGVSALGVNCSLGPVELVPIVDELMEWTDLPIIVKPNAGLPDPRTGAYEMTAEDFGREMTEFARRGAVIMGGCCGTTPDFIRALSAAVAEGATERPARKKRKGVASPGRVAEYGKLNVIGERINPTGKKRLQQALLDEDYGYIKKLAISQQEAGAQVLDINVGAQGVDEEKIIPYVVKAVQSVVDLPLQIDSANPKVIEAALRVTNGRVIINSVSGERERMDAIFPLAKHYGAAVLGLAMDEKGLPETAAQRVTIAERIVTEAEKYGLDREDIIIDCLTLTVSAQQEQAMETLRAVREVHERLGLHCALGVSNISFGLPARGHMTENFLIQAMHVGLDFPIINPNTKGVMDAVVSFRAVSGEDVDCAAYIERFAPEQAEMRRRKELGITGDEAAGAVQTAAADSAGEADPLMDAIIRGLSDDAERITRKLLTEMAPMEIIQEKVIPALDIVGDRYEKEIIFLPQLINAANAATAGLELIKVRLAEEGQGVSKGKIILATVEGDIHDIGKNIVKVVLENYGYQIIDLGRDVPIQRVVEVAIEKKVGLIGLSALMTTTVTAMKKTIEALHDAGHPCETIVGGAVLTEDYAKEIGADYYAGDARSIVEIARRVLG
- a CDS encoding vitamin B12 dependent-methionine synthase activation domain-containing protein, translating into MFEPRFTTLNMNEILKYLGFRGQELTEEIAAQIKRCTDEVLAAATPRLTYRHAPLEGGAVLGVTFAGNDIPRMLEPCEEVVLFGATLGPGVERLMMRYEVTNAADSVIMDACASTAIENICNNFESDMRSAVEAEGRYLTDRFSPGYGDLPITEQPKFFALLDMTRRVGVSLTPTTIMVPRKSVTAIMGIARTPQPHRPPDCEHCLMFRNCPFRKAGRRCREGAKTERH
- the trpD gene encoding anthranilate phosphoribosyltransferase — translated: MIKEAIKKIVDKQDLGYDEAYAVMNEIMSGESSAVENAAYLAALSTKSSGMETIAEISGSAAAMRAHAELVEHDMEVIDIVGTGGDHSGSINVSTTASFLAAAAGLKVCKHGNRAASSKSGTADCLEALGVNIDQPPEKVRTELSSVGMAFLFAQRYHQSMKHVGTIRRELGIRTVFNILGPLTNPSRPSYMLLGVYGEHLLRPLAKVLPELGVKRALIVHGTDGMDEISVGAPTLVREIVDGTESAYEIRPEDFGIAPASKDAIRGGTPEENAAVTRGILTGEITDARADICLMNAGAAIYIGGAASSIADGIAAARASIADGSAHQKLEDFIKISQ
- a CDS encoding bile acid:sodium symporter family protein yields the protein MQTLERLSNFVSRYMAFFVILIAGISLFQPWTFKWTVPWITILLGIVMFGMGMTLRFADFKLVLQRPRDVFIGTVAQFGIMPLLAWGLAHAFSLPPELAAGVILVGTCPGGTSSNVMTYLARGDVALSVSMTMASTILAPIMTPLLTLWLAGQWIDIPAEKMMISIAQVVIAPILLGILINHFFERPVQKAVKVLPLISVVAIVLIVGGVVSANAGRIIETGALIMVVVMCHNLLGYSLGFLVAKLLGMNMAKVKAVSIEVGMQNSGLATSLALLHFGAAAAIPGALFSVWHNISGSLAANYLSSRMKKKNE
- a CDS encoding methyl-accepting chemotaxis protein, which translates into the protein MKLKTKMLLWIGTPLVVIFTAMAVFSYWQASDMIEKATEREMRALSEFHAEEVNRMVEGPKGILEGVGRVWSTNIPTDERFLQTAKDFTARPDIDSLYMGFPRETNRPFLYSEEGIVPLDEFDATSRPWYKLAESKEGVQLNEVSANERTGKPTLALTRAIRHEGQLLAVMGLETNFADIQNIVAKIKIREHGAAFLLDDKGRFIYHSALGLDDNVHAQGEEDARRLLSKEPIFFTNTYAGVENYYAVHPVGTTGWSLVLFVPKAEVLADVNNLKWTMIVGLLVSLALLCGLLYKIADSIAGPLENMAGAAQEVAKGNLAIVPPQMDRDDEIGQLHNSLLTMVKNLRELIQKTAQTSEQLAAASEQLTASADQSAQGAQSAAEAIVKITGSTIEQNEVVDQSFKTVDGITHAINEITMGISDVSAATHRAETATVEGQQGLGIAVRGMDVLNQSASDVSDAVTALYESSKRISEIVEMITEIAGQTNLLALNAAIEAARAGEQGRGFAVVAEEVRKLAEQSETAAQEITELITENANRIEDTFKVMQEQREHVGEGVKHVNQAGEQFDRIAGVVSELTEKVDAILKSTEGIKAGSDRMTNSVKAVQKVSNAVHTEAENVSAVSEEQAASMQEIAASSQTLAQLAQDLQRIVGGFKL
- a CDS encoding methyl-accepting chemotaxis protein; its protein translation is MKLQSKMLLWIGGSFIAIFIAMAAFSYWEASRMIASATQREMKALAEYHAEEINSLVQEQRGILEGLGQIWSTELPSTDAFTSAAADFNARPDIDGIYLGIPGRDFLYGHERIVPKEEFDPTTRPWYRIAKENDGVQVSEVFINKFHQKKVFALSRALHPSDGTEAVLGMDVPFSSVEKTVAAFKIRESGAAFLLDDKGRFICHSVLTMDNNVHEQGEEAAKRFLSKEPLFFESSYQDVDYYYAVHPVGNTGWSLVLFVPKAEVLADVNTLKWAMIAGLLLALALLSGLLYAIARSIAGPLENMAAAATEVAKGNLGIVPPELNRTDEIGQLHNAFLAMVKGLRELIQSAAQTAEQVAAASEQLTASADQSAQGAQHAAEAIVKITGSTVEQREVVDESFQTVDRITHAINDITNGITDVSAATQRAQTATVEGQQGLGIAVKGMDVLNQSAQDVGDAVTALYESSKRISEIVEMITEIAGQTNLLALNAAIEAARAGEQGRGFAVVAEEVRKLAEQSENAAQEITELITENANRIESTFKVMQEQKERVGEGVTQVNQAGEQFDRIAGVVKELSHKVDTILKSTEGIKAGSEQMFNSVESVQKVSNAVSSEAENVSAVSEQQAASMQEIAAASQTLAQLAQDLQRLVGRFQL